A single genomic interval of Streptomyces sp. BA2 harbors:
- a CDS encoding NUDIX hydrolase — MSPYDPSAFPPFAVTVDLVVLTVRRHALCALAVRRGESPFQGRWALPGGFVRDDEDLSAAAARELVEETGLCAHEPDSPAQANGAHLEQLATYGDPKRDPRMRVVSVAHLALAPDLPAPRAGGDANSARWAPVEALLNQGGYGREGEQAAPLAFDHAQILADGVERARSKIEYSSLATAFCPPEFTVGELRRVYEAVWGVVLDPRNFHRKVTGTPGFLVPTGGTTTRQGGRPAQLFRAGGATLLNPPMLRPEV; from the coding sequence ATGTCGCCCTACGACCCGTCGGCCTTCCCGCCCTTCGCTGTCACCGTCGATCTGGTCGTGCTGACCGTGCGTCGCCACGCGCTCTGCGCACTTGCCGTACGCCGTGGTGAGTCGCCGTTCCAGGGTCGTTGGGCACTCCCCGGCGGATTCGTGCGTGACGACGAGGACTTGTCGGCCGCCGCCGCGCGGGAGCTGGTCGAGGAGACGGGGCTGTGCGCCCACGAGCCGGACTCTCCGGCCCAGGCGAACGGCGCGCACCTGGAGCAGCTCGCCACGTACGGCGATCCCAAGCGCGATCCGCGGATGCGGGTCGTCAGCGTCGCCCATCTCGCACTCGCCCCCGACCTCCCCGCGCCGAGGGCCGGCGGTGACGCGAACAGTGCGCGCTGGGCGCCGGTCGAGGCACTGCTCAACCAGGGTGGATACGGCCGCGAGGGCGAGCAGGCGGCGCCGCTCGCCTTCGACCACGCGCAGATCCTGGCGGACGGCGTGGAGCGCGCCCGTTCGAAGATCGAGTACTCCTCGCTGGCGACGGCCTTCTGCCCGCCCGAGTTCACCGTCGGTGAGCTGCGCCGGGTGTACGAGGCCGTGTGGGGCGTCGTGCTCGACCCGCGCAACTTCCACCGCAAGGTGACCGGCACGCCGGGCTTCCTCGTGCCCACCGGCGGTACCACCACCCGCCAGGGCGGCCGCCCCGCCCAGCTCTTCCGCGCGGGCGGCGCGACGCTGCTCAACCCGCCGATGCTGCGTCCCGAGGTCTGA
- a CDS encoding solute symporter family protein: MTGDHQTLALLLFGVFVAVTLAITTWVSRNRHGSAEEFYAGGRLFSPVENGFAIAGDYMSAASFLGISGLIALFGYDGLLYSVGFLVAWLVVLFLVAELVRNCGRFTLADVVAARMRERPVRIAAGTSSVTVSVLYLVAQMVGAGSLVALLLGGTSGAAQAWTVIGVGALMVIYVSLGGMRATTWIQIVKAVLLMCGAIALTVLVLVRFHGDFDQLLRTAADRSGHGSQFLAPGLKYGGDWTSRLDFISLGLALVLGTAGLPHILSRFYTVPTARAARRSVVWSIGLIGSFYLMTIVLGFGAAAIVGSDAVRGSNAAGNTAVPLLALDLGGGADSTGGTVLFAIVAAIAFATILAVVAGITLASSASVAHDLYASLRRKHAKPRSEVAVARLAAAGIGVVAIGLGLLARDLNVAFLVGLAFAVAASANLPVLLYSLFWRNFTTRGAVWSVYGGLVPSLVLVVLSPVVSGGPNSLFPGVDFQYFPLENPGLVSIPLGFLAGWLGTVTSPEPADEAKHAETEVRSLTGAGAA; encoded by the coding sequence ATGACCGGGGACCACCAGACGCTCGCGCTGCTGCTGTTCGGCGTGTTCGTGGCCGTCACGCTCGCCATCACGACGTGGGTGAGCCGGAACCGGCACGGTTCGGCGGAGGAGTTCTACGCGGGCGGGCGGCTCTTCTCGCCCGTGGAGAATGGATTCGCCATCGCGGGCGACTACATGTCGGCCGCTTCCTTCCTCGGCATCTCCGGACTGATCGCGCTCTTCGGGTACGACGGGCTGCTCTACTCGGTGGGCTTCCTCGTCGCCTGGCTCGTCGTGCTGTTCCTGGTGGCCGAACTGGTGCGCAACTGCGGCCGGTTCACGCTCGCCGACGTCGTCGCAGCCCGGATGCGAGAGCGGCCCGTGCGCATCGCGGCGGGAACTTCCTCGGTGACCGTGTCCGTTCTCTATCTGGTGGCGCAGATGGTGGGGGCGGGCTCACTGGTGGCGCTGCTGCTCGGCGGGACGAGCGGGGCGGCGCAGGCCTGGACGGTGATCGGCGTCGGTGCGCTCATGGTCATCTATGTGTCGTTGGGAGGGATGCGGGCCACTACCTGGATCCAGATCGTCAAGGCGGTCCTGCTGATGTGCGGCGCGATCGCGCTGACCGTGCTCGTTCTGGTGCGTTTCCACGGCGACTTCGACCAGTTGCTGCGGACCGCGGCCGACCGCAGCGGACACGGCAGCCAGTTCCTCGCGCCAGGGTTGAAGTACGGCGGTGACTGGACCTCGCGCCTGGACTTCATCAGCCTCGGGCTCGCGCTCGTCCTCGGCACGGCCGGGTTGCCGCACATCCTCTCGCGCTTCTACACGGTGCCGACCGCGCGGGCCGCCCGCCGCTCCGTCGTCTGGTCCATCGGCCTCATCGGCAGCTTCTACCTGATGACGATCGTGCTCGGCTTCGGCGCTGCCGCGATCGTGGGCTCCGATGCCGTGCGGGGATCGAATGCCGCTGGGAACACGGCAGTTCCGCTTCTCGCGCTCGACCTGGGAGGCGGCGCGGACTCCACAGGAGGAACGGTTCTTTTCGCGATCGTCGCCGCGATCGCCTTCGCCACGATCCTCGCCGTCGTCGCCGGGATCACGCTCGCCTCATCGGCGTCCGTGGCCCACGACCTGTACGCGTCGCTGCGGCGCAAGCACGCGAAGCCGCGCAGCGAGGTGGCGGTGGCGCGCCTCGCGGCTGCCGGGATCGGTGTGGTCGCGATCGGCCTCGGGCTGCTCGCCCGGGATCTCAACGTCGCGTTCCTGGTGGGCCTCGCCTTCGCGGTCGCCGCGTCCGCGAATCTGCCTGTGCTGCTCTATTCGCTGTTCTGGCGGAACTTCACCACGCGGGGAGCGGTCTGGTCGGTCTACGGCGGCCTGGTGCCCTCCCTGGTGCTCGTTGTGCTCTCACCCGTGGTCTCCGGAGGGCCGAACTCTCTCTTCCCAGGGGTGGACTTCCAGTACTTCCCGCTGGAGAACCCGGGTCTCGTCTCCATCCCGCTGGGCTTCCTCGCCGGATGGCTGGGCACCGTCACCTCGCCGGAGCCCGCGGACGAGGCCAAGCACGCGGAGACCGAGGTGCGCTCGCTCACCGGGGCGGGAGCGGCGTAA
- a CDS encoding DUF485 domain-containing protein: MEKHDGRDAGQVRTSDPRDPWYDALASGWGELDGTGAPATVAPPRVAPERIASAADIYLEVQRSAAFQEVRGRYRRFVFPAVALFFTWYVAYVVTATTAPGLMARPVAGSVNVAMLAGLSQFLTTFLLTWAYARHARLRRDHAALDLRWAVFEQKREQDQKRVQKREQELARGSER, translated from the coding sequence GTGGAGAAGCACGACGGGCGCGATGCGGGGCAGGTGCGGACCAGCGATCCGAGGGATCCTTGGTACGACGCGCTTGCGTCCGGCTGGGGCGAGTTGGACGGCACGGGCGCGCCGGCGACCGTGGCGCCGCCCCGAGTCGCGCCGGAGCGGATCGCGAGCGCGGCCGACATCTACCTGGAGGTCCAGCGCAGCGCTGCCTTCCAGGAGGTGCGCGGCCGGTACCGGCGGTTTGTCTTTCCCGCAGTGGCCCTCTTCTTCACCTGGTACGTCGCGTACGTCGTGACGGCCACGACGGCACCGGGGCTGATGGCGCGGCCCGTCGCCGGATCCGTGAACGTCGCGATGCTCGCCGGTCTCAGCCAGTTCCTCACCACCTTCCTCCTGACCTGGGCATACGCCCGCCACGCCCGGCTGCGCAGGGATCACGCGGCGCTCGATCTGCGCTGGGCCGTGTTCGAGCAGAAGCGGGAACAGGACCAGAAGCGGGTGCAGAAGCGCGAGCAGGAACTGGCCCGGGGGAGCGAGCGATGA
- a CDS encoding ABC transporter ATP-binding protein, with product MIQAIGLTSNPRQELPPAVDDVSFEARTGRVTALLGAQGAGKTTALRLMLEIQQGRGVTYFRGRPLHRIAHPSREVGVLLGEVPGHPGRTVRGQLRMLCAAAGVPVQRADDVLEVVGLVSLRDQRLGMLSRGMDRRLGLACALLADPHTLVLDGPADGLSAREGGWLHGILRAHADQGGTVLFSTADPKEAARTADRVVTLEAGRLVADQEAGDFARTRLRPRVAVRSPHAARLGVLLTKEARAGQRSIEVVREDGNRLSVYGSNCADVGETAFRHGILVHQLADEIGDAGPSAEAAVPVPEPAPAPGIHASGAAAAGDAGGNPAGRAPAAETSAASATMLAGAETSAEAETVASAGNLIPLAPADPLAATDRIAATDLSAPADPLATTTQRAPLPPSPLPPPISVRPARSPLRPLRYELRRAAGVGTGYLTTGVVLAVSAVLCVFLARSGHTPQPHLLAAWPQELPLPPAALGAGLLGALAFGEEFRHPALAADRGTVPRRLGLLSAKLIVAAATALLLSLLVLVSDAALLHLVYGEEVAKVPADWLPLGASWVALVAGCAWAGVLAGGVFRSTTAGLAAVLAVPIVVVPLVQKALEGPSVRSAAGLPGRLRDLALVQWPFGVERYLAGGVRMVAQPVGSALMLSLTALLCAYLLTGMRGRAR from the coding sequence ATGATCCAGGCCATCGGACTGACAAGCAATCCCCGCCAGGAGCTGCCGCCCGCCGTCGACGACGTGTCCTTCGAGGCGCGAACAGGCCGTGTCACGGCACTGCTCGGCGCGCAGGGCGCCGGCAAGACGACGGCGCTGAGGCTCATGCTCGAAATCCAACAGGGCCGAGGAGTCACCTACTTCAGAGGGCGTCCGCTGCACCGCATCGCCCACCCGTCACGCGAGGTGGGTGTCCTTCTGGGTGAGGTCCCGGGGCACCCCGGCCGCACGGTCCGCGGTCAGCTGCGCATGCTGTGCGCGGCCGCCGGTGTGCCCGTCCAGCGCGCCGACGACGTACTCGAAGTCGTCGGTCTCGTCAGCCTTCGGGACCAGCGGCTCGGCATGCTCTCGCGCGGCATGGACCGCCGTCTCGGCCTGGCCTGCGCGCTGCTCGCCGACCCGCACACTCTCGTCCTCGACGGGCCCGCTGACGGGCTCTCGGCCCGGGAGGGCGGCTGGCTGCACGGAATTCTGCGCGCGCATGCGGACCAGGGCGGGACCGTCCTGTTCTCCACGGCCGACCCCAAGGAAGCCGCGCGGACCGCCGACCGCGTCGTCACGCTGGAAGCGGGCCGGCTGGTGGCCGACCAGGAAGCGGGGGACTTCGCCCGCACCCGGCTGCGCCCCCGGGTCGCGGTGCGCAGTCCGCACGCGGCACGGCTCGGCGTGCTGCTGACCAAGGAAGCCCGTGCCGGGCAACGCTCCATCGAGGTGGTGCGGGAGGACGGCAACCGGCTCTCGGTGTACGGCAGCAATTGTGCCGACGTCGGAGAGACGGCCTTCCGTCACGGAATCCTCGTCCATCAACTCGCCGACGAGATCGGGGACGCGGGGCCCTCGGCTGAGGCTGCTGTGCCCGTTCCCGAGCCCGCGCCTGCCCCCGGAATCCACGCCTCCGGCGCAGCGGCTGCGGGCGATGCGGGAGGGAACCCGGCAGGACGCGCCCCGGCGGCAGAGACGTCAGCCGCCTCAGCCACCATGCTGGCCGGAGCCGAGACGTCGGCCGAGGCTGAGACCGTGGCGTCAGCCGGGAACCTCATCCCGCTCGCCCCTGCGGACCCGCTCGCCGCCACGGACCGGATCGCGGCCACAGACCTTTCCGCCCCTGCGGACCCGCTCGCCACCACCACCCAACGCGCCCCCCTGCCGCCATCCCCCCTGCCGCCCCCCATCTCCGTCCGACCCGCCCGCAGCCCCCTCCGCCCCTTGCGCTACGAGCTGCGCCGTGCCGCCGGTGTCGGTACCGGCTACCTCACCACGGGCGTCGTACTCGCCGTCTCCGCCGTCCTCTGCGTCTTCCTCGCCAGGAGTGGTCACACGCCGCAGCCCCACCTGCTGGCCGCCTGGCCCCAGGAACTTCCCTTGCCGCCCGCGGCGCTTGGCGCCGGACTGCTCGGTGCCCTCGCCTTCGGCGAGGAATTCCGCCACCCCGCCCTGGCTGCCGACCGGGGCACCGTCCCCCGTCGCTTGGGGCTGCTCAGCGCGAAGTTGATCGTCGCGGCCGCCACCGCGCTCCTGCTGAGCCTGCTCGTCCTGGTCTCCGACGCCGCGCTCCTGCACCTGGTATACGGAGAAGAGGTCGCGAAAGTTCCCGCCGACTGGCTTCCGCTGGGCGCGAGTTGGGTGGCGCTGGTGGCGGGCTGCGCCTGGGCGGGGGTGCTCGCCGGAGGAGTCTTCCGGTCCACGACCGCGGGCCTCGCCGCGGTTCTCGCGGTCCCGATCGTCGTCGTACCGCTCGTACAGAAAGCCTTGGAGGGGCCGTCTGTGCGATCGGCGGCGGGGCTCCCCGGGAGGCTGCGGGACCTCGCGCTGGTGCAGTGGCCGTTCGGTGTGGAGCGTTATCTGGCCGGCGGAGTCCGGATGGTCGCCCAACCTGTTGGTAGTGCGCTGATGTTGTCGCTGACCGCTCTGCTCTGCGCGTATCTGCTCACGGGCATGCGCGGCAGGGCTCGATAG
- a CDS encoding S1 family peptidase: MPRPFARTFTAALALVAPVVALPLASPAPASADSIVIGGSPARVADSPWVVALSSRDRFGGTRSGQFCGGVVVGRSTVLTAAHCLGEEVLGVRLSEMSDLKVIAGRDDLGTSEGREIPVREASVNPEYDSYSNSGDVAVLSLANPLPQGYVIPMAGAGDPAYEPGTRAAVYGWGDTTGSGDYARTLHSARVRVLPDSTCSEAYPGSSDGTYTAASMLCAGELEGGRDACQGDSGGPLVARGRLIGLVSWGSGCGRAGSPGVYTRISGVAREMPLRG, from the coding sequence ATGCCTCGTCCTTTCGCCCGAACATTCACTGCGGCGCTGGCCCTTGTCGCCCCGGTGGTGGCGCTGCCGCTGGCCTCCCCGGCCCCCGCGTCCGCCGACAGCATCGTCATCGGGGGCAGTCCGGCCCGGGTGGCCGACAGCCCGTGGGTGGTGGCGCTGTCCAGCCGTGACCGGTTCGGGGGTACGCGTTCGGGACAGTTCTGCGGAGGCGTCGTGGTCGGGCGCTCGACTGTCCTCACCGCGGCGCACTGTCTGGGAGAGGAGGTCCTCGGAGTACGGCTGAGCGAGATGAGTGATCTGAAGGTGATCGCGGGCCGGGATGACCTGGGCACGTCGGAAGGCCGCGAGATTCCGGTGCGCGAGGCGTCGGTCAATCCGGAGTACGACAGTTACTCGAACTCCGGCGATGTCGCGGTGCTGTCGCTGGCGAACCCGCTTCCGCAGGGCTATGTGATTCCCATGGCCGGTGCGGGCGATCCGGCGTACGAACCGGGCACGCGCGCGGCGGTCTACGGGTGGGGTGACACGACGGGGTCGGGCGATTACGCGCGGACGTTGCACTCCGCGCGTGTGCGCGTGCTGCCCGACTCGACGTGCAGCGAGGCCTACCCGGGAAGTTCTGACGGAACGTACACGGCCGCATCCATGCTGTGTGCGGGGGAACTTGAAGGTGGCCGTGACGCCTGCCAGGGGGACAGCGGCGGTCCGCTTGTCGCGCGCGGGCGGCTGATCGGCCTGGTGTCGTGGGGGAGCGGCTGCGGGCGGGCCGGGAGTCCCGGGGTCTACACGCGGATCTCGGGCGTCGCGCGGGAGATGCCTCTGCGCGGCTGA
- a CDS encoding DUF7455 domain-containing protein: MTTVLTPASPLTAADRCDRCGAQAYLRVVLLSGGELLFCAHHGRKFEPELKKIAAEIQDETERLTAVPETNDEDR, encoded by the coding sequence GTGACTACTGTTCTGACCCCCGCGAGCCCCCTGACGGCCGCTGATCGCTGCGACCGCTGCGGCGCCCAGGCATACCTGCGCGTCGTCCTGTTGAGCGGCGGTGAACTGCTCTTCTGCGCCCACCATGGCCGCAAGTTCGAGCCGGAACTCAAGAAGATCGCCGCTGAGATACAGGACGAGACGGAGCGGCTGACGGCCGTCCCTGAGACCAACGACGAGGATCGCTGA
- a CDS encoding FadR/GntR family transcriptional regulator: MSTLAHTMMTAARSADSGLAGPGELDRYPYAEAPGADRVVAPSWDSADQDLGRVGRRTAGSRGRGLHGQLVQQLGQMIVSGDLGADRPLVPEEIGQRFEVSRTVVRESLRVLEAKGLVSARPNVGTRVRPVSDWNLLDPDIIEWRAFGPQRDDQRRELSELRWTIEPLAARLAAGHGREEVQQRLADMVEIMGHALSQGDGITFSRADAEFHSLLIQLASNRMLEHLSGIVSAALQVSGGPVTGCDRPTEASLVHHSRIVDALGSGDGPGAEAAMRQLLTVHPEVERVVPAPREH; the protein is encoded by the coding sequence GTGAGTACCCTTGCGCACACCATGATGACCGCCGCCCGCTCCGCAGACTCCGGCCTCGCCGGCCCGGGCGAACTCGACCGCTACCCCTACGCCGAGGCCCCGGGTGCCGACCGCGTCGTCGCTCCCTCGTGGGACAGCGCCGACCAGGACCTCGGCCGCGTGGGACGACGTACCGCCGGCAGCCGCGGCCGTGGGCTGCACGGCCAACTCGTCCAGCAGCTCGGCCAGATGATCGTCTCCGGCGACCTGGGAGCCGACCGCCCGCTGGTCCCCGAGGAGATCGGCCAGCGTTTCGAGGTCTCCCGCACCGTCGTCCGGGAATCACTGCGTGTACTCGAAGCCAAGGGCCTGGTCAGCGCCAGGCCCAATGTCGGCACGCGCGTGCGGCCCGTCAGCGACTGGAACCTGCTGGATCCGGACATCATCGAATGGCGCGCGTTCGGGCCGCAGCGCGACGACCAGCGCCGAGAACTCAGCGAGCTGCGCTGGACGATCGAGCCCCTCGCCGCCCGGCTCGCCGCGGGCCACGGCCGCGAGGAGGTGCAGCAGCGGCTCGCCGACATGGTCGAGATCATGGGCCACGCCCTCAGCCAGGGCGACGGGATCACGTTCTCCCGCGCCGACGCGGAGTTCCACTCGCTGCTCATCCAGCTCGCGAGCAACCGCATGCTGGAGCACCTGTCGGGCATCGTCTCGGCCGCGCTCCAGGTCTCGGGCGGCCCGGTCACCGGCTGCGACCGCCCCACCGAGGCGTCCCTGGTGCACCACTCGCGCATCGTCGACGCCCTTGGGTCGGGCGACGGGCCCGGCGCCGAGGCCGCCATGCGCCAGCTGCTCACCGTCCACCCGGAGGTGGAGCGCGTCGTGCCCGCCCCCCGCGAGCACTGA
- a CDS encoding RNA polymerase sigma factor, translating into MFVSASTSRTLPPEIAESVSVMALIERGKADGQIAGDDVRRAFEADQIPATQWKNVLRSLNQILEEEGVTLMVSAAEPKRPRKSVAAKSPAKRTATKTVAAKAATAKQATATAAPEASAVEVAAEDAPAKKVAAKKTTAKKAVAKKTVAKKATAKKSASKQDDEILDDEATEETPAKGKPGEDAPEEEGAKGFVLSDEDEDDAPAQQVAAAGATADPVKDYLKQIGKVPLLNAEQEVELAKRIEAGLFAEDKLANADKLAPKLKRELEIIAEDGRRAKNHLLEANLRLVVSLAKRYTGRGMLFLDLIQEGNLGLIRAVEKFDYTKGYKFSTYATWWIRQAITRAMADQARTIRIPVHMVEVINKLARVQRQMLQDLGREPTPEELAKELDMTPEKVIEVQKYGREPISLHTPLGEDGDSEFGDLIEDSEAVVPADAVSFTLLQEQLHSVLDTLSEREAGVVSMRFGLTDGQPKTLDEIGKVYGVTRERIRQIESKTMSKLRHPSRSQVLRDYLD; encoded by the coding sequence TTGTTCGTGTCGGCCAGCACATCCCGTACGCTCCCGCCGGAGATCGCCGAATCCGTCTCTGTCATGGCGCTCATCGAGCGGGGAAAGGCTGATGGGCAGATCGCCGGCGATGACGTGCGTCGTGCCTTCGAAGCTGACCAGATTCCGGCCACTCAGTGGAAGAACGTTCTGCGCAGCCTCAACCAGATCCTCGAGGAAGAGGGTGTGACGCTGATGGTCAGTGCCGCGGAGCCGAAACGCCCCCGCAAGAGCGTCGCAGCAAAGAGCCCGGCCAAGCGCACCGCGACCAAGACTGTCGCGGCCAAGGCGGCCACGGCGAAGCAGGCCACCGCGACCGCCGCCCCCGAGGCGTCGGCCGTGGAAGTCGCAGCTGAGGACGCGCCCGCGAAGAAGGTCGCTGCCAAGAAGACGACGGCAAAGAAGGCCGTCGCCAAGAAGACCGTCGCCAAGAAGGCGACGGCAAAGAAGAGTGCGTCCAAGCAGGACGACGAGATCCTGGACGACGAGGCCACCGAGGAGACGCCCGCCAAGGGCAAGCCCGGTGAGGACGCCCCCGAGGAAGAGGGCGCCAAGGGCTTCGTGCTGTCCGACGAGGACGAGGACGACGCTCCGGCCCAGCAGGTCGCCGCGGCCGGCGCCACCGCCGACCCCGTCAAGGACTACCTGAAGCAGATCGGCAAGGTCCCGCTGCTCAACGCCGAGCAGGAGGTCGAGCTCGCCAAGCGCATCGAGGCCGGCCTGTTCGCCGAGGACAAGCTGGCGAACGCCGACAAGCTCGCCCCGAAGCTCAAGCGCGAGCTGGAGATCATCGCCGAGGACGGCCGCCGCGCCAAGAACCACCTCCTGGAGGCCAACCTCCGTCTGGTGGTCTCCCTGGCCAAGCGCTACACCGGCCGCGGCATGCTCTTCCTGGACCTCATCCAGGAGGGCAACCTCGGTCTGATCCGCGCGGTCGAGAAGTTCGACTACACCAAGGGCTACAAGTTCTCCACGTACGCCACCTGGTGGATCCGTCAGGCGATCACCCGCGCCATGGCCGACCAGGCCCGCACCATCCGTATTCCGGTGCACATGGTCGAGGTCATCAACAAGCTCGCGCGCGTGCAGCGTCAGATGCTCCAGGACCTGGGCCGTGAGCCCACCCCGGAGGAGCTGGCCAAGGAACTCGACATGACCCCGGAGAAGGTCATCGAGGTCCAGAAGTACGGCCGTGAGCCGATCTCCCTCCACACCCCCCTGGGTGAGGACGGCGACAGCGAGTTCGGTGACCTCATCGAGGACTCCGAAGCGGTCGTTCCGGCCGACGCGGTCAGCTTCACGCTCCTTCAGGAGCAGCTGCACTCCGTGCTCGACACCCTGTCCGAGCGTGAGGCGGGTGTGGTCTCCATGCGCTTCGGTCTCACGGACGGCCAGCCGAAGACGCTCGACGAGATCGGCAAGGTCTACGGGGTGACGCGTGAGCGCATCCGTCAGATCGAGTCGAAGACGATGTCGAAGCTGCGTCACCCGTCGCGTTCGCAGGTCCTGCGCGACTACCTCGACTAG
- a CDS encoding DNA gyrase subunit B: MTAETSVPSTALLTGADRDGSNYTARHLLVLEGLEAVRKRPGMYIGSTDSRGLLHCLWEIIDNSVDEALGGYCDHIEVILHDDASVEVRDNGRGIPVDVEPKTGLSGVEVVMTKLHAGGKFGGGAYAASGGLHGVGASVVNALSARLDVEVDLSGHTHAISFRRGVPGAFAKPGPDADFDSSAKLRKVKKIPKTRTGTRVRYWADRQIFLKDAKLNLETLHQRARQTAFLVPGLTIVVRDEYGLGEGGTKGEESFRFDGGISEFCEYLAQDKAVCDVLRFTGQGTFKETVPVLDDHGQMTPTEVNRELAVDVALRWGTGYDTTLRSFVNIIATPKGGTHMTGFERSLTKTMNEVLRTQKVLRVAEDDIVKDDALEGLTAVVTVRLAEPQFEGQTKEVLGTSAANRIVANVIAKELKAFLTSTKRDAKAQARAVMEKAVAAARTRIAARQHKDAQRRKTALETSSLPAKLADCRSDDVERSELFIVEGDSALGTAKLARNSEFQALLPIRGKILNVQKASVTDMLKNAECGAIIQVIGAGSGRTFDIDAARYGKIILLVDADVDGAHIRILLLTLFQRYMRPMVEAGRVFAAVPPLHRIELVQPKKGQDKYVYTYSDSELRETLLEYQRKGIRFKDSIQRYKGLGEMDADQLAETTMDPRFRTLRRVNIGDLDAAEQVFDLLMGNDVAPRKEFITSSAATLDRSRIDA; encoded by the coding sequence GTGACCGCCGAGACGTCCGTGCCGTCCACAGCGTTGCTGACCGGAGCAGACCGGGACGGTTCCAACTACACCGCGCGGCATCTGCTCGTCCTGGAGGGGCTCGAGGCCGTTCGCAAGCGCCCGGGCATGTACATCGGGTCGACGGACAGCCGTGGCCTGCTGCACTGCCTCTGGGAGATCATCGACAACTCCGTCGATGAGGCTCTGGGCGGCTACTGCGACCACATCGAAGTCATCCTCCACGACGACGCCTCCGTAGAGGTCCGGGACAACGGCCGAGGCATCCCGGTGGATGTCGAGCCCAAGACCGGCCTCTCCGGAGTCGAGGTCGTCATGACGAAGCTCCACGCGGGCGGCAAGTTCGGTGGTGGCGCCTACGCTGCCTCCGGCGGCCTGCACGGTGTGGGTGCCTCCGTGGTGAACGCCCTCTCCGCGCGCCTCGACGTGGAAGTGGACCTCTCGGGTCACACCCACGCGATCAGCTTCCGGCGTGGCGTCCCCGGGGCCTTCGCCAAGCCCGGCCCCGACGCCGACTTCGACTCGTCGGCCAAGCTGCGCAAGGTCAAGAAGATCCCCAAGACGCGCACCGGCACGCGCGTGCGCTACTGGGCCGACCGCCAGATCTTCCTCAAGGACGCCAAGCTCAACCTCGAGACGCTGCACCAGCGCGCCCGGCAGACCGCGTTCCTCGTGCCGGGCCTGACCATCGTCGTGCGCGACGAGTACGGTCTCGGAGAGGGCGGTACGAAGGGGGAGGAATCCTTCCGCTTCGACGGCGGCATCAGCGAGTTCTGTGAGTACCTGGCCCAGGACAAGGCCGTCTGTGATGTCCTTCGCTTCACTGGGCAGGGCACCTTCAAGGAGACCGTCCCGGTCCTCGACGACCACGGCCAGATGACCCCCACCGAGGTCAACCGTGAGCTCGCCGTGGACGTCGCGCTGCGCTGGGGCACGGGTTACGACACGACGCTGCGGTCCTTCGTCAACATCATCGCCACCCCCAAGGGCGGCACCCATATGACGGGCTTCGAGCGCTCGCTCACCAAGACGATGAACGAGGTGCTGCGCACCCAGAAGGTGCTGCGTGTCGCCGAGGACGACATCGTCAAGGACGACGCCCTGGAGGGGCTGACCGCGGTCGTCACGGTCCGTCTCGCCGAGCCGCAGTTCGAGGGCCAGACCAAGGAGGTGCTCGGCACCTCGGCGGCCAACCGCATCGTCGCCAACGTCATCGCCAAGGAGCTCAAGGCGTTCCTGACGTCCACCAAGCGCGATGCCAAGGCGCAGGCGCGCGCCGTGATGGAGAAGGCCGTCGCCGCGGCCCGCACGCGCATCGCGGCCCGGCAGCACAAGGACGCCCAGCGCCGGAAGACGGCCCTGGAAACCTCCTCGCTGCCCGCGAAGCTCGCCGACTGCCGCAGTGACGACGTGGAGCGCAGCGAGCTCTTCATCGTCGAGGGGGACTCGGCGCTCGGCACCGCCAAGCTGGCGCGGAACTCCGAGTTCCAGGCACTCCTGCCGATCCGCGGCAAGATTCTCAACGTTCAGAAGGCGTCCGTGACGGACATGCTGAAGAACGCCGAGTGCGGCGCGATCATCCAGGTCATAGGGGCGGGGTCCGGCCGGACCTTCGACATCGACGCGGCGCGCTACGGGAAGATCATTCTTCTCGTCGACGCCGATGTCGACGGCGCGCACATCCGGATCCTGCTGCTCACCCTCTTCCAGCGCTACATGCGCCCGATGGTGGAGGCGGGCCGGGTCTTCGCGGCCGTGCCGCCCCTGCACCGGATCGAGCTGGTGCAGCCGAAGAAGGGCCAGGACAAGTACGTCTACACGTACTCGGACAGCGAGCTGCGCGAGACGCTCCTGGAGTACCAGCGCAAGGGGATCCGCTTCAAGGACTCCATCCAGCGCTACAAGGGCCTCGGCGAGATGGACGCGGATCAGCTCGCGGAGACCACCATGGACCCCCGCTTCCGCACCCTGCGGCGGGTCAACATCGGCGACCTGGACGCCGCCGAGCAGGTCTTCGATCTGCTGATGGGCAACGACGTGGCGCCCCGCAAGGAGTTCATCACGAGCTCGGCGGCGACGCTGGACCGTTCGCGCATCGACGCGTAG